In Sphingopyxis sp. 113P3, one DNA window encodes the following:
- the gatC gene encoding Asp-tRNA(Asn)/Glu-tRNA(Gln) amidotransferase subunit GatC codes for MAIDQDTVRKIASLARIAISDAEAAAMEGELSGILGWVEQLGEVDVTGVEPMTAVIPNKLRLRDDVVDADPLTGGNRRDDILANAPAPQHGFFGVPKVIE; via the coding sequence ATGGCAATCGATCAGGATACGGTAAGGAAGATCGCGTCGCTGGCGCGCATCGCGATCAGCGATGCGGAAGCCGCCGCGATGGAAGGCGAACTCAGCGGCATCTTGGGCTGGGTCGAGCAACTCGGCGAGGTCGATGTAACGGGGGTCGAACCGATGACCGCGGTGATCCCGAACAAGCTCCGGCTGCGCGACGATGTCGTCGATGCAGACCCGCTGACCGGCGGCAACCGCCGCGATGATATACTCGCCAATGCGCCGGCGCCGCAGCACGGCTTCTTCGGCGTTCCCAAGGTAATCGAATAA
- the gatA gene encoding Asp-tRNA(Asn)/Glu-tRNA(Gln) amidotransferase subunit GatA: MSDLTNLTVAQIRDGHRAGEFSAVEVAEAFNANVADAKALNAFIVETPDHAIAAAKKADADRAAGTLKPLSGVPIGMKDLFATNGVQTTAASHMLEGFVPRYESTVSQKLWDAGCGMLGKLNLDQFAMGSSNETSYFGNVISPWRRKDGGNAALAPGGSSGGSSAAIAARLCPAATGTDTGGSIRQPAAFTGISGIKPTYGRCSRWGIVAFASSLDQAGPMARDVRDCAILLENMAGFDPKDATSLDQPVPNWEAALSSDLKGKKVGIPKEYRLDGIDADIAAMWDAGIAMLKDAGAEVVDISLPHTKYALPAYYIIAPAEASSNLARYDGVRYGLRELPQGAGLQDMYAATRAEGFGPEVKRRIMIGTYVLSAGFYDAYYTQAQKVRTLIARDFDNAFGSCDVILAPTAPSAAFGLGEKTADPLSMYLNDVFAVPASLAGLPAMSVPAALNREGLPLGLQIIGKAFDEQGVLNAGLAIEERAGFTARAEKWW, from the coding sequence ATGAGTGATCTTACGAACCTGACCGTCGCGCAGATCCGCGACGGACACCGCGCGGGCGAATTCAGCGCCGTCGAGGTCGCCGAGGCCTTCAACGCCAATGTCGCGGATGCGAAGGCCTTGAACGCCTTCATCGTCGAAACACCCGACCATGCGATCGCCGCGGCAAAAAAGGCCGACGCGGACCGCGCCGCGGGAACGCTGAAGCCGCTCTCGGGGGTGCCGATCGGAATGAAGGATCTGTTCGCGACGAATGGCGTCCAGACCACCGCGGCGAGCCACATGCTCGAGGGCTTCGTCCCGCGCTACGAGTCCACCGTGTCGCAGAAATTGTGGGATGCGGGCTGCGGTATGCTGGGCAAGCTCAACCTCGATCAGTTCGCGATGGGCTCGTCGAACGAGACGAGCTATTTCGGCAATGTCATCAGCCCGTGGCGGCGCAAGGACGGCGGTAACGCCGCGCTCGCCCCAGGGGGATCGTCGGGCGGCAGCTCGGCCGCGATCGCGGCGCGGCTCTGCCCCGCCGCCACCGGCACCGACACCGGCGGCTCGATCCGCCAGCCTGCGGCCTTCACCGGAATTTCGGGGATCAAGCCGACCTATGGCCGCTGCTCACGCTGGGGCATCGTGGCTTTTGCAAGCTCGCTCGACCAGGCAGGGCCGATGGCGCGCGATGTTCGAGACTGCGCCATCCTGCTCGAGAATATGGCGGGTTTCGACCCCAAGGACGCGACCAGCCTCGACCAGCCGGTGCCCAATTGGGAAGCAGCTTTGTCGAGTGATCTCAAGGGCAAGAAGGTCGGAATTCCGAAGGAATATCGCCTCGACGGCATCGATGCTGATATTGCCGCGATGTGGGACGCAGGGATTGCCATGCTGAAGGATGCGGGCGCCGAGGTTGTCGATATCAGCCTGCCGCATACCAAATATGCGCTCCCGGCCTATTATATCATCGCGCCGGCTGAAGCCTCGTCGAACCTCGCGCGCTATGACGGGGTGCGTTATGGCCTGCGCGAATTGCCGCAGGGCGCGGGCCTTCAGGACATGTATGCCGCGACGCGCGCCGAAGGCTTCGGGCCGGAGGTCAAGCGCCGTATCATGATCGGGACCTATGTGCTCTCGGCGGGCTTTTATGACGCCTATTATACGCAGGCACAGAAGGTGCGCACGCTGATCGCGCGCGATTTCGACAATGCGTTTGGAAGCTGCGACGTGATTCTTGCTCCCACCGCGCCGTCCGCGGCGTTCGGGCTGGGCGAGAAAACCGCCGATCCGTTATCGATGTACCTCAACGACGTGTTCGCCGTGCCGGCAAGCCTTGCGGGGCTGCCCGCGATGTCGGTTCCCGCAGCGCTCAATCGCGAAGGTTTGCCGCTTGGTCTGCAAATCATAGGCAAGGCGTTCGACGAGCAGGGCGTGCTCAACGCCGGCCTGGCGATCGAGGAGCGCGCGGGCTTCACGGCGCGGGCTGAGAAGTGGTGGTGA
- the gatB gene encoding Asp-tRNA(Asn)/Glu-tRNA(Gln) amidotransferase subunit GatB — protein sequence MSEYRIKGETGEWEVVIGLEVHAQVTSNAKLFSGAATAFGAEPNTQVSLVDAAMPGMLPVPNRECIRQAVRTGMAIEAVINKWSRFDRKNYFYADLPQGYQISQLYHPLVGEGSLTIEADEKAGIPQAKRIGIERIHVEQDAGKLMHDQHPSMSYVDLNRSGVALMEIVSRPDMRSPAEAGAYVRKLRSILRYVGSCDGNMEEGSMRADVNVSVRRPGDEFGTRTETKNVNSVRFVMAVIESEAKRQIELIESGGTVVQETRLYDPDRNETRSMRSKEDAHDYRYFPDPDLLPLELDDAFLEECRASLPELPDAKRARYIAAGISAYNADVLTAEVEAARWFDALLEAGAKPVAAANWVTSELFGALNRLGTDISKSPVSPAQAAELLGLVADGTISGTIAKQVFEKMLETGDGAADIVEREGLKQTSDTGAIEAEIAKVLAANADKVEQYKAGKEALFGFFVGQTMKAMQGKANPQVVNELLKKALA from the coding sequence ATGTCTGAATACCGCATCAAGGGCGAAACCGGCGAGTGGGAGGTCGTGATTGGCCTCGAGGTCCATGCGCAGGTAACCTCCAACGCCAAGCTGTTCTCGGGCGCCGCGACAGCGTTCGGGGCGGAGCCGAACACGCAGGTGTCGCTCGTCGACGCCGCGATGCCGGGGATGCTGCCGGTGCCGAACCGCGAGTGCATCCGCCAGGCGGTGCGCACCGGGATGGCGATCGAAGCTGTGATCAACAAATGGTCGCGTTTCGACCGCAAGAATTATTTCTATGCCGATCTCCCGCAGGGCTATCAGATTTCACAGCTTTATCACCCGCTTGTTGGCGAGGGTTCGCTGACCATCGAGGCGGATGAGAAAGCGGGCATCCCGCAGGCAAAGCGGATCGGGATCGAGCGTATCCATGTCGAACAGGATGCTGGCAAGCTGATGCACGATCAGCACCCCTCGATGAGCTATGTTGACCTCAACCGCTCGGGCGTCGCGCTGATGGAGATTGTCTCGCGGCCCGACATGCGTTCGCCTGCAGAAGCGGGAGCTTATGTCCGCAAGCTGCGCTCGATCCTGCGCTATGTGGGTTCGTGCGACGGCAATATGGAAGAAGGCTCGATGCGCGCCGACGTCAATGTCAGCGTGCGGCGCCCGGGTGATGAATTCGGTACGCGCACCGAGACGAAGAATGTCAATTCGGTGCGCTTCGTGATGGCGGTGATCGAGAGCGAGGCGAAGCGGCAGATCGAACTCATCGAGAGTGGCGGCACGGTGGTGCAGGAAACCCGGCTTTACGACCCCGACCGCAACGAGACCCGGTCGATGCGCTCGAAGGAAGACGCGCATGATTACCGCTATTTCCCTGATCCCGACCTGTTGCCGCTCGAACTCGACGATGCCTTCCTCGAGGAATGCCGCGCGAGTCTGCCCGAACTGCCTGACGCAAAGCGCGCGCGCTACATAGCTGCCGGGATTTCGGCCTATAACGCCGATGTGCTGACGGCCGAGGTTGAGGCGGCGCGCTGGTTCGATGCGCTGCTCGAGGCAGGCGCGAAGCCGGTTGCGGCGGCGAACTGGGTGACGAGCGAATTGTTTGGCGCGTTGAATCGGCTCGGCACCGACATATCGAAATCCCCCGTGAGCCCGGCGCAGGCGGCCGAACTCCTCGGTCTCGTCGCCGACGGCACGATCTCGGGCACGATCGCCAAGCAGGTGTTCGAAAAGATGCTCGAGACGGGTGACGGCGCCGCGGATATCGTTGAGCGCGAAGGTCTCAAGCAGACGAGCGACACGGGCGCGATCGAGGCCGAAATCGCCAAAGTCCTCGCCGCCAATGCCGACAAGGTCGAACAATATAAGGCCGGTAAGGAAGCGCTATTCGGTTTCTTCGTCGGCCAGACGATGAAGGCGATGCAAGGCAAGGCAAACCCGCAGGTGGTAAATGAGCTGCTGAAGAAAGCGCTTGCGTGA
- the tig gene encoding trigger factor, which translates to MKTVETLNEGLKREYRLTITAKDIDARVDDEVKSIAPTVRMPGFRPGKVPPNLIRKMHGEALSADALNKAIDQGVRDLMANEKLRPALQPAVSLADGYERGKDAEITVALEVLPEIETPSIDGLKLERLTVPADEKAVMAKIEEFAAQMKRFEDAPKTKKAASGDQVIIDFAGSVDGVAFDGGTGEDMAVEIGSGQLIPGFEDQLVGAKTGDEKTVKVSFPEDYPVDTLKGKAAEFAVTVKQVKVPAESKIDDEFAKSLGLESLDKLKELMQDQVEQELNGLTRTYMKRKLLDQLAANHDFEVPPTMVEAEFNQIWQQLEHEASHEEDPEAAKAELEKDRDEYRAIAVRRVRLGLLLSEIGQANGVQVSNQEMQRLIMQAAQQYRPEDRQRFVEYVQQDALAAAQLRAPLYEDKVVDFLFEKAEITDREVTREEIEAAIEADDDHVHGPGCGHDHDHDHKPAKKAAAKKPAAKKEAVKEEVKAEKAPAKKAPAKKAAAPKVEKGAADEKPAAKKAPAKKAAAKK; encoded by the coding sequence ATGAAGACCGTCGAAACGCTGAACGAAGGCCTGAAGCGCGAATATCGCCTGACCATCACCGCGAAGGATATCGATGCGCGCGTCGATGACGAAGTGAAGAGCATTGCCCCCACGGTGCGCATGCCCGGCTTCCGTCCCGGCAAGGTGCCGCCGAACCTCATCCGCAAGATGCATGGCGAAGCGCTGTCGGCCGACGCGCTCAACAAGGCGATCGATCAGGGCGTCCGCGACCTGATGGCGAACGAGAAGCTGCGCCCGGCCTTGCAGCCTGCGGTCAGCCTCGCCGATGGCTATGAGCGCGGCAAGGACGCCGAAATCACGGTTGCGCTCGAAGTGCTGCCCGAGATTGAAACGCCGTCGATTGACGGACTGAAGCTTGAGCGGCTCACCGTTCCCGCTGATGAAAAGGCGGTAATGGCGAAGATCGAGGAATTCGCGGCGCAGATGAAGCGCTTCGAAGATGCGCCGAAGACGAAGAAGGCCGCGAGCGGCGACCAGGTCATCATTGACTTCGCAGGCAGCGTCGACGGCGTCGCGTTCGATGGCGGTACCGGCGAGGACATGGCGGTCGAGATTGGTTCGGGTCAGCTTATTCCCGGTTTCGAGGATCAGCTCGTCGGCGCGAAGACCGGCGACGAGAAGACCGTCAAGGTCAGCTTCCCCGAGGATTATCCTGTCGACACGCTGAAGGGGAAGGCGGCCGAGTTCGCGGTTACCGTGAAACAGGTCAAGGTTCCCGCCGAGAGCAAGATCGACGACGAGTTTGCAAAGTCGCTCGGGCTTGAAAGCCTCGACAAGCTCAAGGAGCTGATGCAGGACCAGGTCGAACAGGAGCTCAACGGCCTGACCCGGACCTATATGAAGCGCAAGCTGCTCGATCAGCTCGCGGCGAACCACGACTTCGAGGTTCCCCCAACGATGGTCGAAGCCGAGTTCAACCAGATCTGGCAGCAGCTCGAGCATGAAGCGAGCCACGAGGAGGACCCCGAGGCGGCAAAGGCCGAGCTCGAAAAGGATCGCGACGAATATCGCGCGATTGCGGTCCGCCGCGTCCGTCTTGGTCTGCTTCTCTCGGAAATCGGTCAGGCGAACGGCGTGCAGGTTTCGAACCAGGAAATGCAGCGGCTGATCATGCAGGCGGCCCAGCAGTATCGCCCCGAGGATCGCCAGCGCTTCGTCGAATATGTCCAGCAGGACGCGCTCGCTGCCGCGCAGCTCCGCGCCCCGCTCTATGAAGACAAGGTCGTCGACTTCCTCTTCGAAAAGGCCGAGATCACCGACCGCGAAGTGACGCGCGAGGAGATTGAAGCAGCGATCGAGGCAGATGACGATCACGTGCACGGCCCGGGTTGCGGTCACGACCATGACCACGACCACAAGCCCGCGAAGAAGGCTGCTGCGAAGAAGCCGGCGGCCAAGAAGGAAGCGGTGAAGGAAGAGGTCAAGGCCGAGAAAGCCCCCGCCAAGAAGGCGCCGGCGAAAAAAGCCGCTGCGCCCAAGGTCGAGAAGGGGGCCGCGGACGAAAAGCCTGCCGCCAAGAAAGCGCCGGCGAAGAAGGCTGCAGCCAAGAAGTAA
- a CDS encoding GNAT family N-acetyltransferase: protein MTLTVLPVTGARLAEFIPDLARLRIAVFRDFPYLYDGDAEYEADYLSAFAAAEGAIVVVARDGTEIVGAATAAPLAAQDAAWRKPLALAGFDIDRTFYFGESVLLESCRGRGIGHAFFDHREAQARALGAATAAFCSVIRAQDHPARPAAYRPLDSFWRKRGYAPLNGVTARFEWKTVGGLEEEPHELQYWTRSL from the coding sequence ATGACACTCACCGTATTGCCGGTCACCGGCGCCCGGTTAGCCGAATTTATCCCGGATCTCGCCAGGCTGCGCATCGCGGTGTTCCGCGACTTTCCCTATCTCTACGACGGCGATGCGGAATATGAGGCCGATTATCTCTCGGCCTTTGCGGCGGCCGAAGGCGCCATCGTGGTTGTTGCCCGCGACGGAACTGAAATCGTCGGCGCCGCGACCGCGGCGCCGCTCGCAGCCCAGGACGCGGCCTGGCGAAAGCCGCTCGCGTTGGCTGGCTTTGACATAGATCGGACCTTCTATTTCGGCGAATCGGTGCTGCTCGAAAGCTGTCGCGGACGCGGGATCGGCCACGCCTTTTTCGACCACCGTGAGGCGCAGGCGCGCGCGCTCGGCGCCGCAACCGCTGCCTTCTGCAGCGTCATCCGCGCGCAAGATCACCCTGCCCGCCCCGCTGCTTACCGACCGCTCGACAGTTTCTGGCGCAAACGCGGCTACGCACCGCTCAATGGTGTGACCGCCCGGTTCGAATGGAAAACGGTGGGCGGCTTGGAGGAAGAGCCGCACGAGCTGCAGTATTGGACGCGGAGCCTATAG
- a CDS encoding ketosteroid isomerase-related protein, with translation MTATREIVAAYYTAFNAGDTDAMLALVADDLRHDVNQGAPRRGKALFAEFNAHMTRCYREELTDMVILAEGNRAAAEFVVNGTYLATDEGLPEATGQTYRLPAGAFLAINDAGLIERITTYYNLADWLRQVGA, from the coding sequence ATGACCGCCACCCGCGAGATCGTCGCCGCCTATTACACCGCCTTCAACGCGGGCGATACGGACGCGATGCTCGCACTTGTCGCAGATGATCTCCGCCACGATGTCAACCAGGGCGCACCGCGCCGCGGCAAGGCGCTGTTCGCAGAATTCAACGCGCACATGACGCGCTGCTACCGCGAAGAGCTCACCGACATGGTAATCCTTGCCGAGGGCAACCGCGCCGCCGCAGAGTTTGTCGTGAACGGCACCTATCTCGCGACCGACGAAGGCCTGCCCGAGGCGACTGGTCAGACCTATCGCCTACCCGCCGGAGCCTTCCTGGCAATCAATGATGCCGGGCTGATCGAACGCATCACCACCTATTACAATCTTGCGGACTGGCTGCGGCAGGTCGGGGCATGA
- a CDS encoding DNA-3-methyladenine glycosylase family protein, whose translation MGLTQDKLNAGIDALTRIEPHFARALGHAGYPEPRIREPGYTTLLRTIVGQQVSVAAANSIWNKLEAAFGAGCPAEVMAAAEFDALRACGLSAQKQSYAKSLAQLILDGELDFAALPADDEEAIALLTKVKGIGRWSAEIYLLFAEGRPDIWPAGDLAVQEAVGRILQLGERPREKAVRMLAEPWRPHRGAAAIFSWHCYNMAVI comes from the coding sequence ATGGGATTGACCCAGGATAAGCTGAACGCCGGAATCGACGCGCTGACAAGGATCGAACCGCATTTTGCGCGCGCGCTCGGCCATGCCGGTTATCCTGAACCGCGCATTCGCGAGCCGGGGTATACGACCCTGCTTCGCACGATCGTTGGACAGCAGGTTAGCGTGGCTGCCGCCAATTCGATCTGGAACAAGCTCGAGGCGGCGTTCGGCGCGGGCTGCCCGGCCGAGGTCATGGCCGCGGCAGAGTTCGATGCGCTGCGTGCCTGTGGCTTATCGGCGCAGAAGCAAAGCTATGCCAAGAGCCTCGCGCAGCTCATCCTTGACGGGGAACTCGATTTCGCCGCGCTCCCCGCTGACGATGAGGAGGCGATTGCGCTCCTCACCAAGGTCAAGGGAATCGGGCGCTGGTCGGCCGAAATCTACCTTTTGTTTGCCGAAGGACGCCCCGACATCTGGCCCGCGGGCGATCTTGCGGTCCAGGAAGCGGTGGGCCGCATATTGCAGCTCGGCGAGCGTCCGAGAGAAAAGGCAGTGCGCATGCTCGCTGAACCCTGGCGGCCGCACCGGGGCGCGGCGGCAATCTTCAGCTGGCACTGCTACAATATGGCTGTGATCTGA
- a CDS encoding 2Fe-2S iron-sulfur cluster-binding protein: MAKLIVVTRDGTEHEIEGDASLTVMENIRDAGFDELLALCGGCCSCATCHVHVEAGNKDALPAMSEDENDLLDSTSDRDENSRLSCQIPFSDALDGLKVRIAEED; encoded by the coding sequence ATGGCCAAGCTGATTGTGGTGACGCGCGACGGGACCGAACATGAGATCGAAGGCGACGCCAGCCTGACCGTGATGGAAAATATCCGTGATGCGGGCTTTGACGAGCTGCTCGCGCTGTGCGGTGGTTGCTGTTCGTGCGCAACCTGCCACGTTCATGTCGAGGCCGGCAACAAGGACGCGCTGCCTGCGATGAGCGAGGATGAGAATGACCTGCTCGATTCGACCAGCGATCGCGATGAGAATTCGCGTCTGTCGTGCCAGATCCCGTTCAGTGACGCACTGGACGGCCTCAAGGTGCGGATCGCCGAGGAGGACTGA
- the rlmB gene encoding 23S rRNA (guanosine(2251)-2'-O)-methyltransferase RlmB — translation MRQFSRHRRPGGPSPKGQGIRFWGRHAVLAALGNPERRVKRIWGTREAIGQLDLPSALPVSYADVTDLARLVARDAPHQGLVVEVDPLDSPYLGDILQEESDAGSRRPIVVLDQVTDPHNIGAVLRSAAAFDAAAIVTQDRHSPPESGVIARAASGALETVPWVRVVNLSRALEEIAEAQYWRIGLTGNTETTLGETLDGSKVALVLGSEGDGMRHNVMEHCDVLARLPISPRMESLNISNAAAIALYAVATAGA, via the coding sequence ATGAGACAATTTTCCCGCCACCGCCGTCCCGGCGGCCCATCACCCAAGGGCCAAGGCATCCGTTTCTGGGGCCGCCACGCCGTCCTCGCCGCACTCGGCAATCCTGAACGGCGCGTCAAGCGCATCTGGGGTACGCGCGAGGCAATCGGTCAGCTCGACCTGCCCTCTGCGCTCCCCGTCAGCTATGCCGACGTCACGGACCTTGCACGGCTTGTTGCACGCGATGCCCCGCACCAAGGCCTGGTCGTCGAAGTCGACCCGCTCGACAGCCCCTATCTTGGCGACATATTGCAGGAGGAAAGCGACGCTGGAAGCCGGCGCCCAATCGTCGTTCTCGATCAAGTCACCGACCCGCATAATATCGGCGCGGTGCTACGATCGGCCGCGGCGTTCGACGCGGCCGCGATCGTCACGCAGGACAGGCATAGCCCGCCTGAAAGCGGCGTCATTGCGCGCGCAGCGTCAGGCGCGCTTGAAACCGTGCCGTGGGTGCGGGTCGTCAACCTCTCGCGTGCGCTCGAGGAAATCGCCGAGGCGCAATATTGGCGTATCGGGCTTACCGGCAACACCGAGACCACGCTCGGCGAGACCCTCGACGGCAGCAAGGTCGCGCTCGTTCTTGGTTCGGAAGGCGACGGGATGCGCCACAATGTCATGGAACATTGTGACGTTCTCGCGCGGCTGCCGATCTCGCCGCGGATGGAAAGCCTCAACATCTCGAACGCTGCGGCAATCGCGCTCTACGCGGTGGCGACCGCAGGAGCATAG
- a CDS encoding ISL3 family transposase: MKKKADQGIDGILGLSDVEIVRVERRRDIRVWARPTKRPVCLYCGHGGLRIKATYERDLKHTRQGNQILIVHLAVPKYHCAGCGRYFRHRFSGIRPRYRATETYRLEVFDGHHGGISQSQLTSTHAIGSATIERWYHHFIEQRVSELSGRPCPQVLGIDEHFFSRKRGYATTFVDLKNHKVHDVVPGRSEDSLRSYLRRLPGRDKVKVIVMDLSETYRAIARKYFPNAKIVADRFHVIRLLNQHFLEGWKRFDPEGRKNRGLLSSMRRHRWKLSEEQRKRLAVYLKANPVLEALYTAKQDMALLLTQKSLNAKKASQLIPDLLRLIDQFAASPLKSLADTLTSWLEPVARMWRFSRNNGITEGFHTKMEMISRRAFGFRNFHNYRLRVLALCGWNGVINRV; encoded by the coding sequence ATGAAGAAGAAGGCTGATCAGGGAATCGACGGCATATTAGGGCTGTCGGATGTTGAGATTGTCCGTGTCGAGCGGCGACGCGACATTCGTGTGTGGGCGCGGCCAACGAAGCGGCCTGTTTGCCTTTATTGCGGCCACGGGGGGCTGCGGATCAAGGCGACTTATGAGCGCGATCTCAAGCACACGCGTCAAGGCAACCAGATCCTGATCGTGCACCTTGCGGTGCCCAAATATCATTGTGCCGGTTGCGGCCGCTATTTCCGTCATCGCTTTTCGGGCATCCGTCCGCGCTATCGCGCGACGGAGACGTACCGTCTTGAGGTCTTCGACGGTCACCACGGAGGCATCAGCCAAAGCCAGTTGACGAGCACCCATGCGATCGGCAGTGCAACCATCGAGCGCTGGTATCATCATTTCATCGAACAGCGCGTCTCGGAGCTGTCCGGTCGGCCCTGCCCGCAGGTCCTGGGGATCGACGAGCATTTTTTCTCGCGCAAGAGAGGCTATGCGACGACATTTGTCGATCTGAAGAATCACAAGGTCCACGATGTCGTCCCGGGACGCTCGGAAGACAGTTTACGAAGCTATTTGCGAAGGTTGCCAGGGCGCGACAAGGTCAAGGTCATCGTGATGGACCTGTCGGAAACCTATCGCGCAATCGCCCGCAAATATTTTCCGAACGCGAAGATCGTCGCCGATCGCTTCCATGTCATTCGGCTGCTCAACCAGCATTTCCTCGAAGGATGGAAGCGCTTCGATCCCGAGGGCCGAAAGAATCGCGGGCTGCTCAGTTCGATGCGGCGCCATCGATGGAAGCTAAGCGAAGAACAGCGCAAAAGGCTGGCCGTCTACCTGAAAGCCAATCCGGTGCTCGAAGCCCTCTACACTGCCAAGCAGGACATGGCCCTCCTGCTGACGCAAAAATCCCTCAATGCCAAAAAGGCCAGCCAGCTTATCCCCGACCTGCTCAGGCTGATCGATCAGTTCGCCGCCAGCCCCCTCAAGTCCCTCGCCGATACCCTGACCAGCTGGCTCGAGCCCGTCGCCCGCATGTGGCGCTTTTCCAGGAACAATGGAATCACCGAGGGCTTTCACACAAAGATGGAGATGATCTCGCGCCGCGCGTTCGGCTTCCGCAACTTTCACAACTACCGCTTGCGCGTGCTCGCTCTTTGCGGTTGGAATGGCGTCATCAATCGGGTCTGA
- a CDS encoding tyrosine-type recombinase/integrase produces the protein MKKLTALAIKAAWANPGTYQDGDGLFLKVDKRGGASWLLRLQHDGKRRDIGLGSAKLLLLVEARQKASELHKAIKIDRRDILVERKNEAAAKVTFREAAHQYHKENAAGWKSAIDARQWLASLESHAFAKLGNVPTGGISAADIIDVLLPIWQEIPATARQVRNRICVVLDYAHAKGWRSSEAPSGNGSLKAGRGLPRQVKSRETRKAMPYIALPTFIATLRRKPAFERLALELL, from the coding sequence ATGAAAAAGCTTACAGCTTTGGCAATAAAGGCCGCGTGGGCGAATCCCGGGACCTATCAGGATGGGGATGGACTATTTCTGAAGGTGGACAAACGCGGCGGCGCTTCCTGGCTTCTGCGTCTTCAACATGACGGCAAGCGCCGGGATATTGGGTTGGGCAGCGCCAAATTGCTCCTGCTCGTGGAGGCACGGCAAAAAGCCAGCGAGCTGCACAAGGCGATCAAGATCGACCGTCGCGATATTCTGGTCGAAAGGAAGAATGAAGCTGCCGCCAAGGTGACGTTCCGCGAGGCAGCGCACCAATATCATAAGGAAAATGCGGCAGGCTGGAAGAGCGCCATCGATGCACGGCAGTGGCTCGCCAGTCTCGAAAGTCACGCCTTTGCGAAATTGGGCAATGTTCCGACCGGGGGAATCTCTGCGGCGGATATCATCGATGTATTGTTGCCGATCTGGCAGGAGATCCCGGCGACGGCACGTCAGGTGCGCAACCGAATTTGCGTCGTCCTGGATTATGCTCACGCGAAGGGCTGGCGCTCCAGCGAGGCTCCGTCGGGCAATGGCAGCCTGAAGGCGGGGAGGGGACTGCCCCGGCAGGTAAAGTCACGGGAAACTCGCAAGGCGATGCCTTACATCGCGCTCCCGACTTTCATCGCGACTTTGCGTCGAAAGCCGGCCTTCGAGCGGTTGGCGCTCGAATTGCTCTGA
- a CDS encoding aldo/keto reductase codes for MRYRLLGKSGLRVSQIALGTMTFGTAVEWSRPEEECRPVFDAFTEAGGNFIDTANMYTGGESEGIVGRLIKADRDRYVVASKYANAVPGTGDPNAAGMHRKSLTRSLDASLKRLGVDYIDLYFVHWWDFTTPVEEVHRALDDAVSAGKILHVGLSDVPAWVVSRAQAFHDLRGLVPIAAMQLEYSLVQRSIEREHLPLAAAHDIGVTAWSPLAGGILTGKYTRSAESGGNNRMDSMQLQPLDERNRKIAEALDAVADRLGATSGQVALAWIMSRGVIPIVGATRPDQLTDNLRAIDLVLDQDVLAELDAASAFDAGHPYSMLEWDMPMALGYGGMFDQIDIPRFPGRR; via the coding sequence ATGCGATACCGCCTGCTTGGTAAAAGCGGCCTGCGCGTATCGCAGATCGCGCTCGGTACCATGACATTTGGGACCGCGGTCGAATGGTCGCGGCCCGAAGAAGAATGCCGGCCAGTATTCGACGCTTTTACCGAAGCAGGCGGTAACTTCATCGACACCGCCAACATGTACACGGGCGGCGAGAGCGAAGGGATCGTAGGCCGGTTGATCAAGGCCGACCGCGATCGCTACGTCGTCGCATCCAAATATGCCAACGCAGTACCGGGTACGGGCGATCCCAATGCCGCCGGTATGCATCGCAAAAGCCTGACGCGGTCGCTCGATGCCAGCCTCAAGCGGCTCGGCGTCGATTATATCGACCTTTATTTCGTTCACTGGTGGGATTTCACCACACCGGTTGAAGAGGTGCACAGAGCGCTCGACGATGCAGTCAGCGCGGGGAAGATCCTCCACGTCGGGCTTTCCGACGTCCCGGCGTGGGTAGTCTCGCGGGCACAGGCCTTTCACGATCTGCGCGGGCTGGTTCCGATAGCCGCCATGCAGCTGGAATACAGCCTCGTCCAGCGTTCGATCGAGCGTGAGCATCTGCCGCTCGCAGCGGCTCATGACATCGGCGTGACCGCTTGGTCGCCGCTCGCGGGTGGCATCCTGACCGGAAAATATACACGTTCGGCGGAGTCCGGCGGCAACAACCGCATGGACAGTATGCAGCTTCAACCACTCGACGAGCGAAACCGCAAGATTGCCGAAGCACTCGACGCCGTCGCAGATCGCTTGGGCGCGACGTCCGGTCAAGTTGCGCTTGCATGGATCATGTCGCGCGGCGTCATCCCCATCGTCGGGGCAACGCGCCCCGACCAGCTCACCGACAATCTTCGGGCGATCGACCTCGTGCTGGATCAGGATGTGCTGGCGGAACTGGACGCCGCGAGCGCCTTCGACGCCGGACACCCCTATAGTATGCTCGAGTGGGATATGCCGATGGCGCTCGGCTATGGAGGTATGTTCGACCAGATCGACATCCCTCGTTTTCCCGGTCGCCGCTGA